One Pseudobutyrivibrio xylanivorans genomic window, TACTGGTGTTATGGTTGTTGATTTAGGTGCAGATACTACAGAAATCTCTGTTATTTCTCTCGGCGGTCTTGTACTTTCTGAGCTTCTTCCATTTGGAGGCAATCAGATTGATGAGTCTATCGTTACTCACCTTAAGAGAAACTACAATCTCGTTATTGGTCAGAAGACTGCAAAGCAGTTGAAGGAAGAAATCGGTTCAGCTGCAGAAGGCAGAGGAGAGAAGCTCACTGTTGTAGGTCGTGATGTGGTAAGCGGACTTCCTATCGAAATGGAAATCGAGAGCGACGTGATTTACACAGCTATCAAGGCTGATCTTGAGAGCTTCTGCACAAATGTAAAGCTTATTTTGGAGAAGGTTCCACCAGAGCTTGCAAAGGATATCGTACATTCTGGTATTTACCTTACAGGTGGCACATCTCAGCTTAACAGACTTACAGATTTATTCTCTGAGGTTACAAACATCAAGGTTAATGCCTTTGATGATCCTCAGGAGTCATGCGTCCGTGGCCTTGGTTCTGTACTTACAGACACCAAGTTTAAGCAGTACGGATACAGCATGAAGACACGAATTTTTAAATAATATTGATGAGGTTATATGAGACAGAGAAAAGCAAATGGTGGCATACCAAGTAAATATCTTCTCACGTTTTTATCGATTGTTTGTATAATGCTTT contains:
- the mreB gene encoding rod shape-determining protein, giving the protein MPNSFGIDIGTQNLKIFSGADSSITNIKNTIAIVNKNQMYSYGDAAYSMYEKAPDTIQVSFPIVSGVIADFDNMQTMLFEVLERDLKGKIKGSDIVVAVPTDITEVEKKAFSDLFTKTKNKPHSIRVCEKPIASAIGLGLDVSEPTGVMVVDLGADTTEISVISLGGLVLSELLPFGGNQIDESIVTHLKRNYNLVIGQKTAKQLKEEIGSAAEGRGEKLTVVGRDVVSGLPIEMEIESDVIYTAIKADLESFCTNVKLILEKVPPELAKDIVHSGIYLTGGTSQLNRLTDLFSEVTNIKVNAFDDPQESCVRGLGSVLTDTKFKQYGYSMKTRIFK